A genomic stretch from Parus major isolate Abel chromosome 28, Parus_major1.1, whole genome shotgun sequence includes:
- the MYDGF gene encoding myeloid-derived growth factor — translation MAAPSGRSGRRAWAALVPAALLCLAAQTAAEPGTAPGTDPSTAEFDVRPGGEVHSFSRSLGDYGCTFTYSAQGGTNEHWQMKVGASEDSGLFSCSVWRPQGKSYLFFTQFKAEVKGAKIEYAMAYSQAAVGAQSDIPLKQEEFEITDTTVSHREGKFRFELSKLVIVAKAPRDEL, via the exons ATGGCGGCGCCCAGCGGGAGGAGCGGCCGGCGCGCGTGGGCCGCGCTGGTGCCcgcagccctgctgtgcctggcGGCCCAGACGGCCGCGGAACCGGGCACGGCCCCGGGCACGGACCCGAGCACGGCCGAGTTCGACGTGCGGCCCGGCGGGGAGGTTCATTCCTTCTCCCGGAGCCTG GGGGATTACGGCTGCACCTTCACCTACTCGGCCCAGGGCGGCACGAACGAG CACTGGCAGATGAAGGTCGGAGCGAGCGAGGACAGCGGGCTCTTCTCCTGCTCCGTCTGGAG gCCCCAAGGGAAGTCTTATCTCTTCTTTACCCAGTTTAAAGCTGAAGTGAAAGGAGCCAAGATAGAGTATGCCATGGCTTAT tctcaggctgctgtgggtgcCCAGAGCGACATCCCCTTAAAACAGGAAGAGTTTGAGATCACTGACACAACAG tGTCTCACAGGGAAGGCAAGTTCCGTTTCGAGCTGTCCAAACTCGTGATCGTAGCAAAAGCCCCCCGTGACGAGCTGTGA
- the TNFAIP8L1 gene encoding tumor necrosis factor alpha-induced protein 8-like protein 1 isoform X1, protein MHLQGRRRFNRCQQSLKPCSAPEMDTFSTKNLALQAQKKLLSKMATKTIANAFIDDTSSEILDELYRATKEYTRNRKEAQKIIKNLIKIVMKLGVLYRNGQFSPEELLVMERFRKKVHTLAMTAVSFHQIDFTFDRRVMSSVLTECRDLLHQAVNGHLTAKSHSRINHVFNHFADYEFLSALYGPAEPYRTHLKRICEGVNKMLEEDNI, encoded by the exons ATGCATCTCCAGGGTCGGCGGCGTTTTAATCGTTGCCAGCAGAGTTTAAAGCCGTGCTCTGCCCCAG AGATGGACACCTTCAGCACCAAGAACTTGGCCCTGCAGGCCCAGAAGAAGCTCCTGAGCAAAATGGCCACCAAGACCATCGCCAACGCCTTCATCGACGACACCAGCAGCGAGATCCTGGATGAGCTGTACCGGGCCACCAAGGAGTACACCCGCAACCGCAAAGAGGCCCAGAAGATCATCAAAAACCTCATCAAGATCGTGATGAAGCTGGGGGTTCTCTACCGCAACGGGCAGTTCAGCCCCGAGGAGCTGCTGGTCATGGAGCGCTTCCGCAAGAAGGTTCACACCTTGGCCATGACGGCCGTCAGCTTCCACCAGATAGACTTCACCTTCGACCGCAGGGTCATGTCCAGCGTCCTCACCGAGTGCCGGGACCTGCTGCACCAGGCGGTCAACGGGCACCTGACGGCCAAGTCCCACTCGCGCATCAACCACGTCTTCAACCACTTTGCGGACTACGAGTTCCTGTCGGCGCTGTACGGCCCGGCCGAGCCCTACCGCACCCACCTCAAGAGGATCTGCGAAGGGGTCAACAAGATGCTGGAGGAGGACAACATCTGA
- the TNFAIP8L1 gene encoding tumor necrosis factor alpha-induced protein 8-like protein 1 isoform X2, producing MDTFSTKNLALQAQKKLLSKMATKTIANAFIDDTSSEILDELYRATKEYTRNRKEAQKIIKNLIKIVMKLGVLYRNGQFSPEELLVMERFRKKVHTLAMTAVSFHQIDFTFDRRVMSSVLTECRDLLHQAVNGHLTAKSHSRINHVFNHFADYEFLSALYGPAEPYRTHLKRICEGVNKMLEEDNI from the coding sequence ATGGACACCTTCAGCACCAAGAACTTGGCCCTGCAGGCCCAGAAGAAGCTCCTGAGCAAAATGGCCACCAAGACCATCGCCAACGCCTTCATCGACGACACCAGCAGCGAGATCCTGGATGAGCTGTACCGGGCCACCAAGGAGTACACCCGCAACCGCAAAGAGGCCCAGAAGATCATCAAAAACCTCATCAAGATCGTGATGAAGCTGGGGGTTCTCTACCGCAACGGGCAGTTCAGCCCCGAGGAGCTGCTGGTCATGGAGCGCTTCCGCAAGAAGGTTCACACCTTGGCCATGACGGCCGTCAGCTTCCACCAGATAGACTTCACCTTCGACCGCAGGGTCATGTCCAGCGTCCTCACCGAGTGCCGGGACCTGCTGCACCAGGCGGTCAACGGGCACCTGACGGCCAAGTCCCACTCGCGCATCAACCACGTCTTCAACCACTTTGCGGACTACGAGTTCCTGTCGGCGCTGTACGGCCCGGCCGAGCCCTACCGCACCCACCTCAAGAGGATCTGCGAAGGGGTCAACAAGATGCTGGAGGAGGACAACATCTGA